The following are encoded in a window of Fibrobacter sp. UWB2 genomic DNA:
- a CDS encoding tetratricopeptide repeat protein: MKNLLLVSAIVCSMIGTSFAASDPCKEKTDEAKKLLAKCKSIGKGNSGYEQCASSYKVAKNQAEQACRSGGLDEKGMRDAIAEWERQVERCKGKVSNRCASSLQQLGHYQFLLEEKQFLDKNAQYEEDVAWCADRDNKPAKCANINQFPKADHQKSLGYFLEYIDKYPKESKAPTVIYQAAAVQEASGEDDKAYKLRMQLVRDFPDNGLVPKAWLRIAEYHFMNRKFKDAISAYKKVTGFENLTGKEAALAMYHLAESYYNTAEYEIAAKQYYDYIVGADAGKYPKDLRPEAMDFMAASFSDLEGGGVQEAEAFLKDKKVAFKDSVYYRIGMKNKDHDRNEEAVQSFKRLMNINPDYIDAPLADIAMIEILIVQQKFEDAQAHRYQVVKRYDRNSSWYKKNQKYPESVKNAEKAIRGAMLDIPQYHHAQAAKLTKEGDIEGGKRQYSKAIEAYEAFLKRYAKEPTWDEYKVHINLALVYQEMGQHANAAKMFNWIVETDTTRYGRREMGSGNLLSKDEAGYNAVLMMDQARETARKTKANDDAVQAYNLPETKAYFDQVDKYMAKFGKNKEAAELAYNAAIVHYDAKQFSVAVNVLRKLKKDFPKHQYILLISRMLAQSLLESNQLDESLTEFEWLLKQYKAKETRNDSMAAEIEKAIAYVLFQKAESSVKAGKNEAGAKAYLDLVKRYPNIDIADKAIFEAAAAYEATNQYKKAAETFMLLPKSYAKSPLTVKGILRAASNYKKDKQPVVAAKTFLFITDNFPQDSMAFPAIGFAAQTYDSIPDKKQAAITFELAYKRYPQNEETPSFLYSACLSYDEAKMTNEAIRCSKDLVRDYPKSSYAVDAAFSIPMAYANAKKWDLAIQEYRNFIKMYQEDKEKLIAAYIGIARAYRNVKDMESSVDAYKKTLEAYDKYGLQIKNADAAIPAEAAFYMGEYEYNKMVPVVLKGKEKEKAKIIKSLVEILQKAMGHYSKSAAYASEKWTFRATNKMGMLFVTMAAKIREQQLNGKKEEEKFAERIGIVQQLPTYYEQARPIFQKNIDLARDQGFYNKDVIAAEMGYIEMYYQGCAVFVEVADAFANSPLPDSALIVREYVGQGMVKDDAIMAAHEDLEAYREELNSRSDAAKQLAIPQCATGIKASAHYGIDNEWTAKLYETLRKLDEANEDLNVKIEKFDPSTLFADPTYFKLKARIEQIEQSDAMTLEEKVSTFRNIVKETKDDRAKLEEELAKLKEWTANPSLIPASERGVEAASESSSDEEAVEQTSKKSKKGKKAKSEAKKSKKKAKKGKKK; encoded by the coding sequence ATGAAAAATCTTTTGCTCGTCTCAGCAATCGTTTGCTCCATGATTGGAACATCTTTTGCTGCATCGGATCCGTGTAAAGAAAAAACGGACGAAGCTAAGAAATTGCTTGCAAAGTGCAAGTCCATTGGAAAGGGCAACTCTGGCTATGAACAGTGCGCCAGCTCCTATAAAGTTGCAAAGAACCAGGCCGAACAGGCTTGCCGCTCTGGCGGTCTTGACGAAAAGGGCATGCGTGACGCTATTGCCGAATGGGAACGTCAGGTAGAACGTTGCAAGGGCAAAGTCAGTAACCGTTGCGCAAGCTCCTTGCAGCAGCTTGGTCACTACCAGTTCTTGCTCGAAGAAAAGCAGTTCCTCGACAAGAATGCCCAGTACGAAGAAGATGTCGCATGGTGCGCTGACCGTGATAACAAGCCGGCAAAGTGCGCTAACATCAACCAGTTCCCGAAGGCCGATCACCAGAAGTCCTTGGGCTACTTCCTTGAATACATCGACAAGTATCCGAAGGAATCCAAGGCTCCGACCGTGATTTACCAGGCTGCTGCAGTGCAGGAAGCCAGTGGTGAAGACGACAAGGCTTACAAGCTCCGTATGCAGCTTGTTAGAGACTTCCCGGACAACGGTCTTGTGCCGAAGGCTTGGCTCCGTATTGCTGAATACCACTTCATGAACCGTAAGTTCAAGGACGCTATCAGTGCCTATAAGAAGGTGACTGGTTTCGAAAACCTCACGGGTAAGGAAGCGGCTCTCGCCATGTACCACTTGGCAGAATCTTACTATAACACTGCCGAATACGAAATTGCCGCTAAGCAGTACTACGATTACATCGTCGGTGCTGACGCCGGTAAGTATCCGAAGGACTTGCGTCCTGAAGCTATGGACTTCATGGCAGCCTCCTTCTCTGACTTGGAAGGTGGTGGTGTCCAGGAAGCTGAAGCTTTCTTGAAGGACAAGAAGGTTGCGTTCAAGGACTCTGTCTACTACCGTATCGGTATGAAGAACAAGGACCATGACCGTAACGAAGAAGCTGTCCAGTCCTTCAAGCGCTTGATGAACATCAACCCGGACTACATCGACGCTCCGCTCGCCGATATTGCCATGATCGAAATCTTGATCGTGCAGCAGAAGTTCGAAGATGCTCAGGCTCACCGTTACCAGGTTGTGAAGCGTTATGACCGCAACTCCTCTTGGTACAAGAAGAACCAGAAGTATCCGGAATCTGTGAAGAATGCTGAAAAGGCTATCCGTGGCGCTATGCTCGACATTCCGCAGTACCACCACGCTCAGGCTGCTAAGCTCACCAAGGAAGGTGATATCGAAGGTGGCAAGAGACAGTATTCTAAGGCTATCGAAGCTTATGAAGCTTTCTTGAAGCGCTATGCCAAGGAACCGACCTGGGATGAATACAAGGTTCACATCAACCTCGCTCTCGTCTATCAGGAAATGGGCCAGCATGCTAACGCTGCCAAGATGTTCAACTGGATCGTCGAAACCGATACGACCCGCTATGGCCGTCGCGAAATGGGTTCTGGCAACCTCCTCTCCAAGGATGAAGCTGGTTATAACGCCGTTCTCATGATGGACCAGGCTCGCGAAACTGCAAGAAAGACCAAGGCTAACGATGATGCCGTCCAGGCATACAACTTGCCCGAAACCAAGGCCTACTTCGACCAGGTCGACAAGTACATGGCTAAGTTCGGCAAGAACAAGGAAGCTGCAGAACTTGCATACAACGCCGCTATCGTTCATTACGATGCCAAGCAGTTCAGTGTTGCCGTGAACGTCCTCCGCAAGCTCAAGAAGGACTTCCCGAAACACCAGTACATTTTGCTCATCAGCCGTATGCTTGCTCAGTCCTTGCTGGAATCCAACCAGCTTGACGAATCCCTCACGGAATTCGAATGGCTCCTCAAGCAGTACAAGGCCAAGGAAACTCGCAACGACTCCATGGCTGCTGAAATCGAAAAGGCTATCGCTTACGTTCTCTTCCAGAAGGCTGAATCCTCTGTCAAGGCAGGCAAGAATGAAGCTGGTGCCAAGGCTTACTTGGACCTCGTGAAGCGCTATCCGAACATCGACATTGCTGACAAGGCTATCTTCGAAGCTGCAGCTGCCTACGAAGCTACGAACCAGTACAAGAAGGCTGCAGAAACGTTCATGCTCCTCCCGAAGAGCTATGCCAAGTCACCGCTCACGGTTAAGGGTATCTTGCGTGCTGCAAGTAACTACAAGAAGGACAAGCAGCCGGTTGTCGCTGCCAAGACGTTCTTGTTCATTACCGACAACTTCCCGCAGGATTCCATGGCCTTCCCGGCAATTGGCTTTGCCGCTCAGACCTATGACTCCATCCCGGACAAGAAGCAGGCCGCTATTACCTTCGAACTTGCTTACAAGCGCTACCCGCAGAACGAAGAAACTCCGTCCTTCCTCTATAGCGCATGCTTGAGCTACGACGAAGCCAAGATGACCAACGAAGCAATCCGCTGCTCCAAGGACCTCGTCCGTGACTATCCGAAGAGCTCTTACGCTGTTGACGCTGCCTTCTCTATCCCGATGGCATACGCTAACGCTAAGAAGTGGGACCTCGCCATCCAGGAATATCGCAACTTCATCAAGATGTACCAGGAAGACAAGGAAAAGCTCATTGCCGCTTACATCGGTATCGCTCGCGCCTACCGCAACGTAAAGGACATGGAAAGCTCTGTTGACGCCTACAAGAAGACTCTCGAAGCCTACGACAAGTACGGCTTGCAGATCAAGAACGCAGATGCCGCAATCCCGGCCGAAGCTGCTTTCTACATGGGTGAATACGAATACAACAAGATGGTTCCGGTTGTCTTGAAGGGTAAGGAAAAGGAAAAGGCCAAGATCATCAAGAGCTTGGTTGAAATCCTCCAGAAGGCTATGGGTCACTACTCCAAGTCTGCTGCTTACGCATCTGAAAAGTGGACATTCCGCGCCACGAACAAGATGGGTATGCTCTTCGTGACGATGGCTGCAAAGATTCGTGAACAGCAGCTCAACGGTAAGAAGGAAGAAGAAAAGTTTGCAGAACGCATCGGCATTGTGCAGCAGCTCCCGACTTACTACGAACAGGCTCGTCCGATCTTCCAGAAGAACATCGACCTCGCTCGTGACCAGGGCTTCTACAACAAGGACGTGATCGCTGCAGAAATGGGCTACATCGAAATGTACTACCAGGGCTGCGCTGTGTTCGTCGAAGTTGCTGACGCATTCGCTAACTCCCCGCTTCCGGATAGTGCTTTGATCGTACGTGAATACGTTGGCCAGGGCATGGTGAAGGATGACGCTATCATGGCTGCCCACGAAGACTTGGAAGCCTACCGTGAAGAATTGAACAGCCGTTCTGACGCCGCTAAGCAGCTCGCTATCCCGCAGTGCGCTACCGGTATCAAGGCCTCTGCTCACTACGGTATCGATAACGAATGGACTGCTAAGCTCTACGAAACCTTGAGAAAGCTCGACGAAGCCAACGAAGATCTCAACGTGAAGATCGAAAAGTTTGACCCGTCTACGCTGTTCGCTGACCCGACGTACTTCAAGTTGAAGGCTCGTATCGAACAGATCGAACAGTCTGACGCTATGACTCTCGAGGAAAAGGTCTCTACATTCCGCAACATCGTCAAGGAAACTAAGGACGATCGCGCTAAGCTTGAAGAAGAACTCGCCAAGCTCAAGGAATGGACCGCTAACCCGAGCCTGATCCCGGCTTCTGAAAGAGGTGTGGAAGCAGCTTCTGAATCTTCTAGCGATGAAGAAGCCGTTGAACAGACCTCCAAGAAGTCTAAGAAGGGCAAGAAGGCTAAGTCTGAAGCCAAGAAGTCCAAGAAAAAGGCTAAAAAAGGCAAGAAGAAATAG
- a CDS encoding tetratricopeptide repeat protein, translating to MLRTSFIKTSAFGLAVASTSLFAEATYTPNKYQQNDWFAEFGGNTSMYVNPAGISETDQLEFSAAFFSTISGEASQEYVSLTYPIDYKHTLGFSLFENGASIEGGESYSEIAAMFGYSYRLFHLLSLGVDLSVLYINQFDELKQLTVGADVGISWNPLASSKYGYLLIGASVQNLLAPAVSEADGDGSFKFVLMGAADAYKIPTNLNLSLFYRGFNRLLEFKAELSIIDIIHDSDEGGKGSNLEMSFSLTYYLSSHLGVRGRFTKEGYPVIGATVNVKDVSIFRYLALDLEMSHDDLWAKKNRGFVWAVKLTSRFGDTREEKIGEERYRRLKIEPENDYRAAMRLYLNREFLAAAYAFGKVQTKYPAFHLVDQAAFYKAKSFENLRMHKAAKSVYEDAIKRYPQSDQRAKYHFQLMNIDYKEGKYTEAMNKYQNIAQKFGESDVKADADYVAGQIKFEQGLYQESVDLLASILPGNANYFYARYTMGIANSRMSKFDEAENCFRDITEQPVSNKSELDLQDAARVKLGHLFFSGEKPDIAAAAQLYGQVKEGSPVLDEARLGIAWSFLKVNKPDEAMKHAKWIISNLPESFLVSEAYLVIGYCHFMKKDYQGAITALEEAVKRTEQPIVSVAARDSARQAYDSMQSQFDSVQVIALDLARQLPTPRVESKREALRPTFNKANQSIEDYASFMQRSIQSDRFESNRKRILEDAGFTLATARTKVAGPGGSAADTGLEDLE from the coding sequence ATGTTGCGTACTAGTTTCATCAAGACGTCCGCTTTTGGACTTGCCGTAGCCAGCACTTCTTTGTTTGCAGAGGCAACCTACACGCCGAATAAGTATCAGCAGAATGACTGGTTTGCCGAATTTGGTGGTAACACCTCGATGTATGTGAACCCGGCTGGAATCTCTGAAACCGATCAGCTCGAATTCAGCGCTGCATTCTTCAGCACCATCAGTGGCGAAGCTAGCCAGGAATATGTCAGCTTGACATACCCGATTGACTACAAGCACACGTTGGGCTTCTCCCTTTTCGAAAACGGTGCCTCCATTGAAGGTGGCGAATCCTATAGCGAAATTGCCGCAATGTTCGGCTATTCCTACAGGCTCTTCCACCTCCTCTCTCTCGGTGTCGACCTCTCTGTCTTGTACATCAACCAGTTTGATGAACTCAAGCAGCTCACCGTCGGTGCTGACGTGGGTATCAGCTGGAACCCGCTCGCTTCTTCGAAGTACGGTTACTTGCTCATTGGCGCAAGCGTGCAGAACCTCCTTGCTCCGGCTGTCAGCGAAGCTGATGGCGACGGTAGCTTCAAGTTCGTGCTCATGGGCGCTGCCGATGCTTACAAGATTCCGACGAACCTGAACCTTTCCTTGTTCTATCGCGGATTCAACCGTCTCCTCGAATTCAAGGCCGAACTCTCCATCATTGATATCATCCACGATTCTGACGAAGGTGGTAAGGGTAGCAATCTGGAAATGAGCTTCTCCTTGACCTATTATCTTTCTTCTCACCTCGGTGTCCGTGGCCGCTTCACTAAGGAAGGCTACCCGGTCATCGGTGCTACGGTTAACGTCAAGGATGTCAGCATCTTCCGTTACCTCGCTCTCGACCTCGAAATGTCTCACGACGACCTCTGGGCCAAGAAGAACCGTGGCTTTGTGTGGGCTGTCAAGCTGACTTCTCGCTTCGGTGATACCCGTGAAGAGAAGATCGGTGAAGAACGTTATCGCCGCTTGAAGATTGAACCTGAAAACGACTACCGCGCTGCTATGCGTCTGTACTTGAACCGTGAATTCCTTGCTGCTGCTTACGCATTCGGTAAGGTTCAGACCAAGTACCCGGCATTCCACTTGGTGGACCAGGCTGCATTCTACAAGGCAAAGTCTTTCGAAAACCTCCGTATGCACAAGGCTGCTAAGTCCGTCTACGAAGATGCTATCAAGCGTTATCCGCAGAGTGACCAGCGCGCCAAGTACCACTTCCAGTTGATGAACATCGACTATAAGGAAGGCAAGTACACGGAAGCTATGAACAAGTATCAGAACATTGCTCAGAAGTTCGGTGAAAGTGACGTGAAGGCTGACGCTGACTACGTTGCCGGCCAGATCAAGTTCGAACAGGGCCTCTATCAGGAATCTGTCGACCTGCTCGCCTCCATCCTTCCGGGTAACGCAAACTACTTCTACGCTCGCTATACCATGGGTATTGCTAACAGCCGTATGAGCAAGTTTGACGAAGCTGAAAACTGCTTCCGCGATATTACGGAACAGCCGGTGTCCAACAAGTCCGAACTTGACTTGCAGGACGCTGCAAGAGTTAAGCTCGGCCACCTCTTCTTCTCTGGTGAAAAGCCGGACATCGCAGCTGCCGCTCAGCTGTACGGCCAGGTCAAGGAAGGCTCTCCGGTGCTCGACGAAGCTCGCCTCGGTATTGCATGGTCCTTCCTCAAGGTCAACAAGCCGGATGAAGCTATGAAGCATGCCAAGTGGATTATCTCTAACCTTCCGGAATCCTTCCTCGTTTCTGAAGCCTACCTCGTGATTGGTTACTGCCACTTCATGAAGAAGGACTACCAGGGTGCAATCACCGCTTTGGAAGAAGCCGTGAAGCGCACGGAACAGCCGATTGTCTCTGTCGCCGCACGTGACAGCGCCCGTCAGGCTTATGATTCCATGCAGAGCCAGTTCGACTCAGTCCAGGTGATTGCCTTGGATCTCGCTCGTCAGTTGCCGACTCCGCGTGTGGAAAGCAAGCGTGAAGCTTTGCGCCCGACGTTCAATAAGGCTAATCAGTCTATTGAAGATTACGCATCGTTCATGCAGAGATCTATCCAGAGTGACCGCTTTGAATCTAACCGCAAGCGCATTTTGGAAGACGCAGGCTTTACATTGGCTACTGCAAGAACCAAGGTTGCCGGTCCTGGTGGCAGCGCTGCAGATACTGGCTTGGAGGACCTGGAGTAA
- a CDS encoding OmpA family protein, with the protein MAKNINVPGDFAKIADALGNADAGDTILVKRGVYNENITLIMGVVLKGEDPLSTIIDGGRRGPTVMGTSGAEMSHFTVRNGLEGILCENAAPYIHHCYVIDNHATGIGAFISLPWLRNNVVYGNRWSGILAWGAKSLDAYIEQNVVLRNGYSGLTLKGPTNLVARNNIFMENHYYGVFADPAAGQTKVEYNNIYKNYYPFNQFIKVNRTNVSLDPKFISSSLGNPNFFCQSTSPMIKRGKGKLDIGLTATDVVKEEEAVEETRNPDTDGDGLCDPWVSEEGLSEKYAGVCSGFDNCPEEAEDFDGFQDDDGCPDADNDRDGLCDPWVEAKGMLSQYAHICKGVDLCPEQAESINNYKDDDGCPDEVPQPPKKVFVLEGVNFESGKATITQDSYISLMKVVDIMETFPEATFEIVGHTDNIGNKDKNMILSADRANAVKNFLVEKGIVESRMTTKGLGDTKPVASNKTPEGRAQNRRIEFIRTDIK; encoded by the coding sequence ATGGCAAAGAATATCAACGTGCCTGGCGATTTCGCAAAGATTGCAGATGCTCTCGGAAATGCGGATGCCGGGGATACAATCCTTGTCAAACGCGGTGTTTATAACGAAAACATCACCTTGATCATGGGTGTTGTTCTCAAGGGCGAGGACCCCTTGTCTACCATCATCGATGGTGGCCGCCGAGGCCCGACCGTCATGGGTACTTCGGGCGCCGAAATGTCGCACTTCACTGTGAGGAACGGTCTCGAAGGTATCCTTTGCGAAAACGCTGCCCCCTACATTCATCATTGCTATGTGATCGATAACCATGCAACGGGTATCGGTGCTTTCATTTCTCTGCCGTGGCTCCGCAACAACGTGGTGTACGGCAACCGCTGGTCCGGCATTCTTGCCTGGGGTGCTAAGTCTCTCGATGCCTACATCGAACAGAACGTCGTGCTCCGCAATGGCTACTCTGGCTTGACCCTCAAGGGACCGACCAACCTGGTCGCCCGTAACAACATCTTCATGGAAAACCACTACTACGGTGTGTTTGCTGACCCGGCTGCCGGTCAGACGAAGGTGGAATACAACAACATCTACAAGAACTACTACCCGTTCAACCAGTTCATCAAGGTGAACCGCACGAACGTGTCCTTGGACCCGAAGTTCATCAGCTCGTCTCTCGGCAACCCGAACTTCTTCTGCCAGTCCACCTCGCCGATGATCAAGCGCGGCAAGGGCAAGCTGGATATTGGTCTTACTGCAACTGACGTCGTTAAGGAAGAAGAAGCTGTCGAAGAAACGCGTAATCCGGATACCGATGGCGATGGCCTTTGCGATCCGTGGGTTTCTGAAGAAGGTCTCTCCGAAAAGTACGCTGGCGTCTGCTCCGGCTTTGACAACTGCCCTGAAGAAGCCGAAGACTTCGATGGTTTCCAGGACGACGATGGCTGCCCGGATGCCGACAACGACCGCGACGGTCTCTGCGACCCGTGGGTTGAAGCTAAGGGTATGCTTTCCCAGTACGCTCACATCTGTAAGGGTGTGGACCTCTGCCCGGAACAGGCTGAATCTATCAACAACTACAAGGACGACGATGGTTGCCCGGATGAAGTTCCGCAGCCGCCGAAGAAGGTCTTCGTTCTTGAAGGTGTGAACTTCGAATCCGGTAAGGCTACCATTACTCAGGACTCCTACATCTCCTTGATGAAGGTTGTCGACATCATGGAAACCTTCCCCGAAGCTACATTTGAAATCGTTGGTCATACCGACAACATCGGTAACAAGGATAAGAACATGATTCTCTCCGCAGACCGTGCAAACGCTGTGAAGAACTTCCTTGTCGAAAAGGGCATTGTCGAAAGCCGTATGACTACAAAGGGCTTGGGCGATACTAAGCCTGTTGCATCCAACAAAACACCTGAAGGTCGTGCTCAGAACCGTCGTATCGAGTTCATCCGCACGGATATTAAGTAA
- a CDS encoding 1,4-dihydroxy-6-naphthoate synthase, with amino-acid sequence MQLSLGISTCPNDTFIYEALLQGLENSPFEWKVTFADVQTLNEMVLRGELDVAKISAQVYPQIAETYRCLGCGGAIGYGCGPLLLSSESGSFNPDLPTTLPGANTTAALLFKFWYAHQFKNAPKLEYALFNEVYQGLLHKSIPQGVTIHEHRFTWKRDGLHLLQDLGAYWEQETGSPIPLGIAVVKKDLGFAEIESIEKEIRASLRIARQRQNPVTPFIVEKAQIDDDEVIKSHIAMFVNDFSENVGEAGWRALENLWRLSHC; translated from the coding sequence ATGCAACTCTCTCTCGGTATTTCCACTTGCCCAAACGACACCTTCATTTACGAAGCCTTGCTCCAGGGGCTCGAAAATTCCCCATTTGAATGGAAAGTCACGTTTGCCGACGTGCAGACGCTCAACGAAATGGTCCTGCGTGGTGAACTTGATGTCGCAAAGATTAGCGCCCAGGTCTATCCTCAAATTGCCGAAACGTACCGTTGCCTTGGTTGCGGGGGCGCTATCGGGTACGGCTGTGGCCCCCTTTTGCTCTCTTCGGAGTCTGGTTCCTTCAATCCGGACCTCCCGACGACCCTTCCAGGCGCAAATACGACCGCTGCGCTCCTTTTCAAGTTTTGGTACGCCCATCAGTTCAAAAATGCCCCAAAACTCGAATATGCCCTCTTTAACGAGGTTTACCAGGGACTCCTCCACAAAAGTATCCCCCAAGGCGTGACAATCCATGAGCACCGTTTTACGTGGAAACGTGACGGTCTTCACCTTTTGCAGGATTTGGGCGCCTACTGGGAACAGGAAACGGGTTCTCCGATCCCGCTCGGAATCGCTGTAGTCAAAAAGGACCTTGGCTTTGCCGAAATCGAATCCATCGAAAAAGAGATTCGTGCAAGTCTCCGAATTGCCCGCCAGAGGCAAAATCCAGTGACCCCCTTTATCGTCGAAAAAGCCCAGATCGATGATGACGAAGTCATCAAATCCCACATCGCGATGTTCGTGAATGACTTCTCCGAAAATGTCGGCGAGGCGGGTTGGAGGGCTCTTGAGAATCTGTGGCGGTTATCACACTGTTGA
- the mqnB gene encoding futalosine hydrolase — translation MEDNFVPLFAFASNLEFFGVFPECKSFVQNNIRLGEIVELPEGRGFAVVLGVGLLEFATNLSVLLSRFAAEGPFTHVVLAGICGAYPGRGVNVGDVVRVDSEIVGDLGVVECDGSFTPWHKVGATSVYESSSLRGVPAWLSNLKPIAGLSVNCCTGTASMAKERSENFNVDVESMEGAACFSICHAFGIPCYEIRAVSNFATTRDKSTWRIPEALAALRAAFTSF, via the coding sequence ATGGAAGACAACTTTGTTCCTTTGTTTGCCTTTGCGTCAAACTTGGAATTCTTTGGCGTCTTTCCAGAATGCAAGTCTTTTGTCCAAAATAACATTCGTTTAGGTGAAATTGTAGAACTCCCCGAAGGGCGTGGTTTTGCCGTTGTCCTTGGCGTGGGCTTGCTTGAATTTGCAACAAATTTATCCGTTCTGCTCTCTCGGTTTGCCGCCGAGGGGCCTTTTACGCATGTGGTACTTGCGGGCATCTGTGGCGCCTATCCAGGTCGCGGTGTGAACGTAGGTGATGTTGTCCGCGTCGATTCCGAAATTGTCGGGGACCTTGGCGTTGTAGAATGCGATGGTTCCTTTACGCCGTGGCACAAAGTTGGCGCGACCTCTGTCTACGAATCTTCGTCGTTACGGGGCGTTCCTGCCTGGCTTTCGAATTTGAAGCCTATTGCTGGGCTTAGTGTCAATTGCTGTACGGGGACCGCCTCTATGGCAAAAGAACGTAGCGAAAACTTCAATGTCGATGTCGAATCGATGGAAGGGGCCGCCTGCTTCTCGATTTGCCATGCCTTTGGCATTCCCTGTTACGAAATCCGTGCCGTAAGCAACTTTGCCACCACCCGCGACAAGTCTACTTGGCGCATCCCCGAAGCTCTCGCAGCTCTTCGTGCTGCTTTTACGTCATTCTGA
- a CDS encoding 1-phosphofructokinase family hexose kinase, which yields MNPAWQRVFFLDKFTPGEVHRISKVKEYASGKGINCCRVLQLLGGSPRLMHFLGAGNGEKIFDELSACGIPQVPIWIRENTRICTTIACNGDTTELVEPSPMLADSENDDFAQTLNEYWDSTQYIALCGTFPQGFNAKMFNELDFSDKHIFVDAIDGIDELLAKGVDLLKINMLEYCKLLERMGIPQVKSSPQFWKMTATAVLERLPIKNLIVTEEDAPVRAFRLMEKKFQGIQLQPPTINVKNDIGAGDSFFAGWLYAFEQNLSFESCLAKATAVASARCEVERPWNLSLDRVAELESDLSTKVERLE from the coding sequence TTGAATCCTGCTTGGCAGAGGGTGTTCTTTCTGGACAAGTTTACTCCAGGCGAAGTCCACCGCATCTCCAAGGTCAAGGAATATGCGTCGGGCAAGGGCATCAACTGCTGCCGTGTGTTGCAGCTTTTGGGCGGCTCTCCTCGCTTGATGCATTTCCTCGGTGCTGGGAACGGAGAAAAAATCTTTGACGAGCTTTCTGCTTGCGGCATCCCGCAGGTGCCAATCTGGATTCGCGAAAACACGCGTATCTGTACGACGATTGCCTGCAACGGCGACACGACGGAACTCGTGGAACCGTCCCCGATGCTTGCTGATTCCGAGAACGATGATTTCGCACAAACGCTGAACGAATACTGGGATTCTACGCAGTACATCGCCTTGTGCGGAACGTTCCCGCAAGGCTTTAACGCAAAGATGTTCAATGAGCTTGATTTCAGCGACAAGCACATCTTTGTCGATGCCATCGACGGCATTGATGAACTCCTTGCCAAGGGCGTGGACCTTCTGAAAATCAATATGCTGGAATACTGCAAGCTCCTGGAACGCATGGGCATTCCGCAGGTCAAATCGAGCCCGCAGTTCTGGAAGATGACGGCAACTGCAGTGCTTGAACGCCTTCCGATCAAGAACCTCATCGTGACCGAAGAAGACGCCCCTGTACGTGCCTTCCGTCTCATGGAAAAGAAATTCCAGGGAATCCAGCTGCAACCGCCGACCATCAACGTGAAAAACGATATCGGCGCCGGAGACTCGTTCTTTGCGGGCTGGCTCTATGCTTTTGAACAAAATCTGAGCTTCGAAAGCTGCTTGGCGAAGGCGACTGCTGTGGCAAGTGCCCGTTGTGAAGTCGAACGCCCGTGGAACTTGAGCCTCGACCGTGTTGCCGAGCTCGAAAGCGATCTCTCGACAAAGGTCGAACGCCTCGAATAA